A window of the Nisaea acidiphila genome harbors these coding sequences:
- a CDS encoding site-specific DNA-methyltransferase produces the protein MTAQIRLPLDQILVGDCIEQINKLPENSVDLVFADPPYNLQLQGELVRPNNSVVDAVDDHWDQFETFQAYDRFTHDWLRAVRRVLKDDGGLWVIGSYHNIFRVGAALQDLGFWILNDVIWRKTNPMPNFRGKRFTNAHETLIWCSKSEKSKRYTFNYDAMKAFNDDQQMRSDWLLPLCTGSERLKVDGRKAHPTQKPESLLARVLLSTSQPGDVVLDPFFGSGTTGAVAKKLGRRFIGIEREQDYAEIAMDRIARVKRIEDESLLKIESKRTEPRVPFGNIVERGMLRPGEVLFDQRKRWFAKVRPDGSLVSDAAKGSIHSVGAAVQGAPACNGWTFWHVDRGGNTVPIDVFRQQVRAEMRA, from the coding sequence CGCAAATCAGGCTGCCGCTGGACCAGATTCTGGTCGGCGACTGCATCGAACAAATCAACAAACTGCCGGAGAATTCGGTGGATCTGGTCTTCGCGGATCCGCCCTACAATCTCCAGCTCCAGGGCGAACTCGTCCGTCCGAACAATTCCGTGGTCGACGCTGTGGACGATCATTGGGACCAGTTCGAGACGTTCCAGGCCTATGACCGCTTCACCCATGACTGGCTCCGGGCCGTGCGCCGCGTGCTGAAGGACGATGGCGGGCTCTGGGTGATCGGCAGCTATCACAATATCTTTCGTGTCGGCGCCGCTTTGCAGGATCTCGGCTTCTGGATCCTGAACGATGTCATCTGGCGCAAGACCAATCCGATGCCGAATTTCCGCGGCAAGCGCTTCACCAACGCGCACGAGACGCTGATCTGGTGTTCCAAGAGCGAGAAGAGCAAGCGCTACACCTTCAATTACGATGCGATGAAGGCGTTCAACGACGATCAGCAGATGCGCAGCGACTGGCTGCTGCCGCTCTGCACCGGTTCCGAGCGCCTGAAGGTCGATGGGCGCAAGGCGCATCCGACACAGAAGCCGGAAAGCCTGCTGGCCCGCGTGCTGCTCTCGACCTCGCAACCCGGCGACGTGGTGCTCGATCCGTTCTTCGGCTCCGGCACCACCGGTGCCGTGGCGAAAAAGCTCGGCCGCCGTTTCATCGGGATCGAGCGGGAGCAGGATTATGCTGAGATCGCGATGGACCGGATTGCCCGGGTCAAGCGGATCGAGGACGAGAGCCTGCTGAAGATCGAGAGCAAGCGGACCGAGCCGAGGGTGCCGTTCGGCAATATCGTCGAGCGCGGCATGCTGCGTCCGGGCGAGGTGCTGTTCGATCAGCGCAAGCGCTGGTTCGCCAAGGTACGGCCGGACGGCTCGCTCGTTTCCGATGCCGCCAAAGGCTCGATCCACTCCGTCGGTGCGGCGGTTCAGGGGGCGCCGGCCTGCAACGGATGGACCTTCTGGCATGTCGACCGCGGCGGCAACACGGTGCCGATCGACGTCTTCAGGCAGCAGGTCCGTGCGGAGATGCGGGCCTGA